From Vibrio artabrorum, a single genomic window includes:
- a CDS encoding ROK family protein: protein MLLGLDIGGTKIEGVIVSRNSNEILHRIRKPTLKNTYHDFFQSVASVVDELMSLEDVESIGIGCPGSINKVTGLVQRANILCLNGKDFLSDLKLSYPTVPIALTNDANCLAISEFETGAAQFAKNSCLAVILGTGCGGGIIINGCIVDGQHGLGGEIGHNPLPHFSEFKDGANTKCYCGASNCNELFVSGSGFERTWALKHHPLSAVKIFQKAELGDKTCIEHIDLYCDQLARLLASIVNIIDPEVIVLGGGMSNQDLVYRLVQKKMTQYTFSKSVTTPVVKAKHGDSSGVLGAVFLPLLK from the coding sequence GTGCTTTTAGGACTGGATATTGGCGGAACAAAAATTGAAGGCGTTATTGTATCTCGTAATAGCAATGAGATTCTTCATCGAATTAGAAAACCGACGTTAAAGAATACCTATCACGATTTTTTTCAATCGGTTGCATCTGTAGTCGATGAATTAATGAGCTTGGAAGATGTTGAGTCTATTGGTATTGGGTGCCCAGGGTCCATCAATAAAGTTACTGGGCTAGTTCAAAGAGCAAATATTCTCTGTTTAAACGGAAAGGATTTTTTATCGGACCTAAAGTTAAGCTATCCAACGGTGCCTATTGCGCTAACTAATGATGCAAACTGTCTAGCGATTTCTGAATTTGAAACTGGAGCTGCTCAATTTGCAAAGAACTCTTGCTTGGCCGTTATTTTAGGGACTGGCTGTGGAGGCGGAATTATCATCAATGGCTGCATTGTTGATGGGCAACATGGCTTAGGAGGGGAAATCGGTCACAATCCGTTGCCGCACTTTTCTGAGTTTAAAGATGGAGCGAATACGAAATGTTATTGCGGTGCAAGTAACTGCAATGAACTTTTTGTGTCTGGCTCAGGGTTTGAGAGAACTTGGGCACTTAAACATCACCCTTTGAGCGCGGTTAAAATTTTCCAAAAAGCTGAGCTAGGTGATAAGACGTGTATCGAACACATCGATTTATACTGTGACCAATTAGCACGTCTATTAGCCTCAATAGTTAATATTATTGATCCAGAGGTCATCGTACTCGGAGGTGGCATGTCTAACCAAGATTTAGTCTATCGATTAGTACAGAAAAAAATGACTCAATATACCTTTAGTAAGTCAGTAACGACGCCTGTTGTCAAAGCGAAGCATGGCGATTCTAGCGGAGTACTAGGTGCTGTTTTTTTACCGTTATTAAAATAA
- a CDS encoding Rpn family recombination-promoting nuclease/putative transposase, translating to MTYLTDKYLNPFTDFGFKKLFGTEANKTILMDFLNTLLEGEESTIVDLTFISNEQLGKQIIDRRAIFDIYCENEKRGKIHC from the coding sequence ATGACCTATCTCACAGACAAGTATCTTAACCCTTTTACCGACTTTGGTTTTAAAAAACTATTTGGTACAGAGGCGAATAAAACCATCTTGATGGACTTCTTAAACACTTTACTTGAAGGTGAAGAGTCGACAATTGTTGACTTAACGTTTATTTCGAACGAGCAGTTAGGCAAGCAGATTATTGATCGTCGAGCGATATTTGATATCTACTGTGAGAATGAAAAAAGGGGAAAAATTCATTGTTGA